The following are encoded together in the Lathyrus oleraceus cultivar Zhongwan6 chromosome 3, CAAS_Psat_ZW6_1.0, whole genome shotgun sequence genome:
- the LOC127132463 gene encoding uncharacterized protein LOC127132463 has product MSLVTEEMKSKSEVYHGDEMCQLKSKELLREIALPNGLLPLKDIIEVGYNEETGFVWLKQKKSITHKFEKIGKLVSYATEVTAYVEKGKIKKLNGVKTKELFIWITLSDIYVNDPPTGKITFQTPAGLFKTFPVSAFEVDEKSTGVKEINNEVNETVAGVKEV; this is encoded by the coding sequence ATGTCTTTGGTAACCGAAGAAATGAAATCGAAATCAGAGGTATACCATGGAGACGAAATGTGTCAGCTCAAATCCAAAGAGCTTCTGAGAGAAATCGCTCTCCCCAACGGTCTGTTACCATTGAAAGACATCATAGAAGTTGGTTACAACGAAGAAACAGGTTTCGTTTGGTTGAAACAGAAGAAAAGCATAACACACAAGTTTGAAAAGATTGGAAAACTTGTTTCTTATGCTACGGAAGTCACAGCTTATGTTGAAAAAGGTAAGATTAAGAAACTGAATGGCGTCAAAACCAAAGAGCTTTTCATTTGGATTACACTTAGTGATATTTATGTTAATGATCCACCCACTGGTAAAATCACTTTTCAAACTCCTGCTGGACTCTTTAAGACTTTTCCAGTTTCAGCTTTTGAAGTTGATGAGAAATCAACTGGTGTGAAAGAGATCAACAACGAAGTCAATGAAACTGTTGCTGGTGTTAAAGAGGTCTAG